Proteins from one Mercurialis annua linkage group LG7, ddMerAnnu1.2, whole genome shotgun sequence genomic window:
- the LOC126656035 gene encoding WD40 repeat-containing protein HOS15 isoform X2 has protein sequence MTTITSSELNYLVFRYLQESGFTHAAFALGYEAGINKCTIDGNMVPPGALITSVQKGIQYLEMEANLSNSDADVDEDFSFLQPLDLITKDVFELRQMIKDRKKNLHKERDKDKEKDKEKELEREHERERSRIREKERQEREKESEKDRERVEKDKHREKQHEDNTDREMLVDQADKNNIKHENVKHENVRHEENGISGVSFTGPETMDISTTSASQTCDIPNSDVMVLEGHISEVCACAWSPTGSLLASGSGDSTARIWSIAEGTSRSGVQNSPLNVLVLKHVKGRTNEKSKDVTTLDWSTEGTLLATGSYDGQARIWNTNGELMTTLSKHKGPIFSLKWNKKCDFLLTGSCDKTAIVWDVKAEEWKQQFEFHSGPILDVDWRNNTSFATSSTDNMIYVCRVGDTRPVKAFAGHQGEVNCVKWDPTGSLLASCSDDISAKIWSMKQDKYVHDLREHSKEIYTIRWSPTGPGTNNPNQQLVLASASFDSTVKLWDVELGKLLCSLEGHREPVYSVAFSPNGEYLASGSLDKCINIWSLKDGKVVKTYTGNGGIFEVCWNKEGDKIAACFANNTVCVLDLRM, from the exons ATGACCACAATTACCTCTTCCGAATTGAATTACCTCGTTTTCCGGTACCTTCAAGAATCAG GTTTTACGCACGCGGCTTTTGCTCTAGGATATGAAGCCGGTATTAACAAATGTACTATAGATGGAAATATGGTTCCACCTGGTGCACTTATTACCTCTGTTCAGAAGGGGATTCAATACTTGGAGATGGAAGCTAATTTGAGTAAT AGTGATGCAGATGTGGATGAAGATTTCTCGTTCTTGCAACCTTTGGATCTTATTACAAAAGATGTATTTGAATTACGGCAGATGATAAAAGATAGGAAAAAAAATCTGCACAAGGAGAGGGATAAAGATAAAGAGaaagataaagaaaaagaaCTTGAAAGGGAGCATGAGAGAGAACGCTCTCGAATAAGAGAAAAGGAAAGACAAGAAAGGGAGAAGGAAAGTGAAAAGGATAGAGAGAGGGTAGAAAAGGATAAACATCGAGAAAAGCAGCATGAGGATAATACTGATAGAGAAATGCTTGTTGATCAAGCAGACAAGAATAACATCAAACATGAAAATGTCAAGCATGAAAATGTAAGACATGAAGAAAATGGAATTTCTGGAG tttcttTTACAGGACCAGAAACAATGGATATATCCACTACATCAGCATCTCAAACATGTGATATTCCTAATTCTGATGTGATGGTTTTGGAGGGGCATATATCAGAG gTTTGTGCATGTGCCTGGAGTCCAACTGGATCGCTTCTTGCATCTGG GTCTGGAGATTCGACGGCACGGATTTGGTCAATAGCAGAAGGGACATCTAGATCGGGTGTACAGAATAGTCCTCTGAATGTGCTAGTGTTGAAGCACGTAAAAGGAAGAACAAATGAGAAGAGCAAAGATGTCACGACACTAGATTGGAGT ACTGAGGGAACCTTACTTGCAACAGGTTCATATGATGGGCAAGCAAGAATTTGGAATACAAATG GTGAACTGATGACTACATTGAGTAAACACAAAGGACCTATATTTTCTCTGAAGTGGAACAAAAAGTGTGATTTTCTTCTTACTGGTAGCTGCGATAAAACTGCAATAGTGTGGGACGTGAAAGCAGAGGAATGGAAACAACAATTTGAATTTCATTCAG GTCCTATACTTGATGTTGACTGGCGCAATAATACTTCATTTGCGACAAGCTCCACCGACAATATGATTTATGTTTGCAGAGTTGGAGATACCCGCCCTGTTAAAGCTTTTGCCGGCCATCAG GGTGAGGTTAATTGTGTCAAATGGGATCCCACAGGCTCATTGCTCGCATCATGTTCTGATGATATTAGTGCTAAG ATATGGAGTATGAAGCAAGATAAATATGTTCACGATTTGAGAGAACATTCCAAG GAGATTTATACCATCAGATGGAGCCCCACTGGACCTGGTACAAACAATCCTAACCAACAATTAGTGCTGGCGAG tGCATCATTTGACTCCACGGTGAAGTTATGGGATGTGGAACTTGGTAAACTCCTGTGCAGTTTGGAGGGACACAG GGAGCCTGTGTATTCAGTTGCATTTAGCCCAAACGGGGAGTATTTAGCTAGCGGGTCTCTTGATAAGTGTATCAACATATGGTCTTTGAAAGACGGTAAGGTCGTAAAAACATACACCGGCAACGGCGGAATATTCGAGGTTTGTTGGAATAAAGAAGGTGACAAAATCGCTGCATGCTTTGCCAACAATACAGTATGTGTATTGGATTTGAGAATGTAA
- the LOC126656035 gene encoding WD40 repeat-containing protein HOS15 isoform X1: protein MTTITSSELNYLVFRYLQESGFTHAAFALGYEAGINKCTIDGNMVPPGALITSVQKGIQYLEMEANLTCQSDADVDEDFSFLQPLDLITKDVFELRQMIKDRKKNLHKERDKDKEKDKEKELEREHERERSRIREKERQEREKESEKDRERVEKDKHREKQHEDNTDREMLVDQADKNNIKHENVKHENVRHEENGISGVSFTGPETMDISTTSASQTCDIPNSDVMVLEGHISEVCACAWSPTGSLLASGSGDSTARIWSIAEGTSRSGVQNSPLNVLVLKHVKGRTNEKSKDVTTLDWSTEGTLLATGSYDGQARIWNTNGELMTTLSKHKGPIFSLKWNKKCDFLLTGSCDKTAIVWDVKAEEWKQQFEFHSGPILDVDWRNNTSFATSSTDNMIYVCRVGDTRPVKAFAGHQGEVNCVKWDPTGSLLASCSDDISAKIWSMKQDKYVHDLREHSKEIYTIRWSPTGPGTNNPNQQLVLASASFDSTVKLWDVELGKLLCSLEGHREPVYSVAFSPNGEYLASGSLDKCINIWSLKDGKVVKTYTGNGGIFEVCWNKEGDKIAACFANNTVCVLDLRM, encoded by the exons ATGACCACAATTACCTCTTCCGAATTGAATTACCTCGTTTTCCGGTACCTTCAAGAATCAG GTTTTACGCACGCGGCTTTTGCTCTAGGATATGAAGCCGGTATTAACAAATGTACTATAGATGGAAATATGGTTCCACCTGGTGCACTTATTACCTCTGTTCAGAAGGGGATTCAATACTTGGAGATGGAAGCTAATTTGA CTTGTCAGAGTGATGCAGATGTGGATGAAGATTTCTCGTTCTTGCAACCTTTGGATCTTATTACAAAAGATGTATTTGAATTACGGCAGATGATAAAAGATAGGAAAAAAAATCTGCACAAGGAGAGGGATAAAGATAAAGAGaaagataaagaaaaagaaCTTGAAAGGGAGCATGAGAGAGAACGCTCTCGAATAAGAGAAAAGGAAAGACAAGAAAGGGAGAAGGAAAGTGAAAAGGATAGAGAGAGGGTAGAAAAGGATAAACATCGAGAAAAGCAGCATGAGGATAATACTGATAGAGAAATGCTTGTTGATCAAGCAGACAAGAATAACATCAAACATGAAAATGTCAAGCATGAAAATGTAAGACATGAAGAAAATGGAATTTCTGGAG tttcttTTACAGGACCAGAAACAATGGATATATCCACTACATCAGCATCTCAAACATGTGATATTCCTAATTCTGATGTGATGGTTTTGGAGGGGCATATATCAGAG gTTTGTGCATGTGCCTGGAGTCCAACTGGATCGCTTCTTGCATCTGG GTCTGGAGATTCGACGGCACGGATTTGGTCAATAGCAGAAGGGACATCTAGATCGGGTGTACAGAATAGTCCTCTGAATGTGCTAGTGTTGAAGCACGTAAAAGGAAGAACAAATGAGAAGAGCAAAGATGTCACGACACTAGATTGGAGT ACTGAGGGAACCTTACTTGCAACAGGTTCATATGATGGGCAAGCAAGAATTTGGAATACAAATG GTGAACTGATGACTACATTGAGTAAACACAAAGGACCTATATTTTCTCTGAAGTGGAACAAAAAGTGTGATTTTCTTCTTACTGGTAGCTGCGATAAAACTGCAATAGTGTGGGACGTGAAAGCAGAGGAATGGAAACAACAATTTGAATTTCATTCAG GTCCTATACTTGATGTTGACTGGCGCAATAATACTTCATTTGCGACAAGCTCCACCGACAATATGATTTATGTTTGCAGAGTTGGAGATACCCGCCCTGTTAAAGCTTTTGCCGGCCATCAG GGTGAGGTTAATTGTGTCAAATGGGATCCCACAGGCTCATTGCTCGCATCATGTTCTGATGATATTAGTGCTAAG ATATGGAGTATGAAGCAAGATAAATATGTTCACGATTTGAGAGAACATTCCAAG GAGATTTATACCATCAGATGGAGCCCCACTGGACCTGGTACAAACAATCCTAACCAACAATTAGTGCTGGCGAG tGCATCATTTGACTCCACGGTGAAGTTATGGGATGTGGAACTTGGTAAACTCCTGTGCAGTTTGGAGGGACACAG GGAGCCTGTGTATTCAGTTGCATTTAGCCCAAACGGGGAGTATTTAGCTAGCGGGTCTCTTGATAAGTGTATCAACATATGGTCTTTGAAAGACGGTAAGGTCGTAAAAACATACACCGGCAACGGCGGAATATTCGAGGTTTGTTGGAATAAAGAAGGTGACAAAATCGCTGCATGCTTTGCCAACAATACAGTATGTGTATTGGATTTGAGAATGTAA
- the LOC126656035 gene encoding WD40 repeat-containing protein HOS15 isoform X4 → MTTITSSELNYLVFRYLQESGFTHAAFALGYEAGINKCTIDGNMVPPGALITSVQKGIQYLEMEANLSNSDADVDEDFSFLQPLDLITKDVFELRQMIKDRKKNLHKERDKDKEKDKEKELEREHERERSRIREKERQEREKESEKDRERVEKDKHREKQHEDNTDREMLVDQADKNNIKHENVKHENVRHEENGISGGPETMDISTTSASQTCDIPNSDVMVLEGHISEVCACAWSPTGSLLASGSGDSTARIWSIAEGTSRSGVQNSPLNVLVLKHVKGRTNEKSKDVTTLDWSTEGTLLATGSYDGQARIWNTNGELMTTLSKHKGPIFSLKWNKKCDFLLTGSCDKTAIVWDVKAEEWKQQFEFHSGPILDVDWRNNTSFATSSTDNMIYVCRVGDTRPVKAFAGHQGEVNCVKWDPTGSLLASCSDDISAKIWSMKQDKYVHDLREHSKEIYTIRWSPTGPGTNNPNQQLVLASASFDSTVKLWDVELGKLLCSLEGHREPVYSVAFSPNGEYLASGSLDKCINIWSLKDGKVVKTYTGNGGIFEVCWNKEGDKIAACFANNTVCVLDLRM, encoded by the exons ATGACCACAATTACCTCTTCCGAATTGAATTACCTCGTTTTCCGGTACCTTCAAGAATCAG GTTTTACGCACGCGGCTTTTGCTCTAGGATATGAAGCCGGTATTAACAAATGTACTATAGATGGAAATATGGTTCCACCTGGTGCACTTATTACCTCTGTTCAGAAGGGGATTCAATACTTGGAGATGGAAGCTAATTTGAGTAAT AGTGATGCAGATGTGGATGAAGATTTCTCGTTCTTGCAACCTTTGGATCTTATTACAAAAGATGTATTTGAATTACGGCAGATGATAAAAGATAGGAAAAAAAATCTGCACAAGGAGAGGGATAAAGATAAAGAGaaagataaagaaaaagaaCTTGAAAGGGAGCATGAGAGAGAACGCTCTCGAATAAGAGAAAAGGAAAGACAAGAAAGGGAGAAGGAAAGTGAAAAGGATAGAGAGAGGGTAGAAAAGGATAAACATCGAGAAAAGCAGCATGAGGATAATACTGATAGAGAAATGCTTGTTGATCAAGCAGACAAGAATAACATCAAACATGAAAATGTCAAGCATGAAAATGTAAGACATGAAGAAAATGGAATTTCTGGAG GACCAGAAACAATGGATATATCCACTACATCAGCATCTCAAACATGTGATATTCCTAATTCTGATGTGATGGTTTTGGAGGGGCATATATCAGAG gTTTGTGCATGTGCCTGGAGTCCAACTGGATCGCTTCTTGCATCTGG GTCTGGAGATTCGACGGCACGGATTTGGTCAATAGCAGAAGGGACATCTAGATCGGGTGTACAGAATAGTCCTCTGAATGTGCTAGTGTTGAAGCACGTAAAAGGAAGAACAAATGAGAAGAGCAAAGATGTCACGACACTAGATTGGAGT ACTGAGGGAACCTTACTTGCAACAGGTTCATATGATGGGCAAGCAAGAATTTGGAATACAAATG GTGAACTGATGACTACATTGAGTAAACACAAAGGACCTATATTTTCTCTGAAGTGGAACAAAAAGTGTGATTTTCTTCTTACTGGTAGCTGCGATAAAACTGCAATAGTGTGGGACGTGAAAGCAGAGGAATGGAAACAACAATTTGAATTTCATTCAG GTCCTATACTTGATGTTGACTGGCGCAATAATACTTCATTTGCGACAAGCTCCACCGACAATATGATTTATGTTTGCAGAGTTGGAGATACCCGCCCTGTTAAAGCTTTTGCCGGCCATCAG GGTGAGGTTAATTGTGTCAAATGGGATCCCACAGGCTCATTGCTCGCATCATGTTCTGATGATATTAGTGCTAAG ATATGGAGTATGAAGCAAGATAAATATGTTCACGATTTGAGAGAACATTCCAAG GAGATTTATACCATCAGATGGAGCCCCACTGGACCTGGTACAAACAATCCTAACCAACAATTAGTGCTGGCGAG tGCATCATTTGACTCCACGGTGAAGTTATGGGATGTGGAACTTGGTAAACTCCTGTGCAGTTTGGAGGGACACAG GGAGCCTGTGTATTCAGTTGCATTTAGCCCAAACGGGGAGTATTTAGCTAGCGGGTCTCTTGATAAGTGTATCAACATATGGTCTTTGAAAGACGGTAAGGTCGTAAAAACATACACCGGCAACGGCGGAATATTCGAGGTTTGTTGGAATAAAGAAGGTGACAAAATCGCTGCATGCTTTGCCAACAATACAGTATGTGTATTGGATTTGAGAATGTAA
- the LOC126656035 gene encoding WD40 repeat-containing protein HOS15 isoform X3 codes for MTTITSSELNYLVFRYLQESGFTHAAFALGYEAGINKCTIDGNMVPPGALITSVQKGIQYLEMEANLTCQSDADVDEDFSFLQPLDLITKDVFELRQMIKDRKKNLHKERDKDKEKDKEKELEREHERERSRIREKERQEREKESEKDRERVEKDKHREKQHEDNTDREMLVDQADKNNIKHENVKHENVRHEENGISGGPETMDISTTSASQTCDIPNSDVMVLEGHISEVCACAWSPTGSLLASGSGDSTARIWSIAEGTSRSGVQNSPLNVLVLKHVKGRTNEKSKDVTTLDWSTEGTLLATGSYDGQARIWNTNGELMTTLSKHKGPIFSLKWNKKCDFLLTGSCDKTAIVWDVKAEEWKQQFEFHSGPILDVDWRNNTSFATSSTDNMIYVCRVGDTRPVKAFAGHQGEVNCVKWDPTGSLLASCSDDISAKIWSMKQDKYVHDLREHSKEIYTIRWSPTGPGTNNPNQQLVLASASFDSTVKLWDVELGKLLCSLEGHREPVYSVAFSPNGEYLASGSLDKCINIWSLKDGKVVKTYTGNGGIFEVCWNKEGDKIAACFANNTVCVLDLRM; via the exons ATGACCACAATTACCTCTTCCGAATTGAATTACCTCGTTTTCCGGTACCTTCAAGAATCAG GTTTTACGCACGCGGCTTTTGCTCTAGGATATGAAGCCGGTATTAACAAATGTACTATAGATGGAAATATGGTTCCACCTGGTGCACTTATTACCTCTGTTCAGAAGGGGATTCAATACTTGGAGATGGAAGCTAATTTGA CTTGTCAGAGTGATGCAGATGTGGATGAAGATTTCTCGTTCTTGCAACCTTTGGATCTTATTACAAAAGATGTATTTGAATTACGGCAGATGATAAAAGATAGGAAAAAAAATCTGCACAAGGAGAGGGATAAAGATAAAGAGaaagataaagaaaaagaaCTTGAAAGGGAGCATGAGAGAGAACGCTCTCGAATAAGAGAAAAGGAAAGACAAGAAAGGGAGAAGGAAAGTGAAAAGGATAGAGAGAGGGTAGAAAAGGATAAACATCGAGAAAAGCAGCATGAGGATAATACTGATAGAGAAATGCTTGTTGATCAAGCAGACAAGAATAACATCAAACATGAAAATGTCAAGCATGAAAATGTAAGACATGAAGAAAATGGAATTTCTGGAG GACCAGAAACAATGGATATATCCACTACATCAGCATCTCAAACATGTGATATTCCTAATTCTGATGTGATGGTTTTGGAGGGGCATATATCAGAG gTTTGTGCATGTGCCTGGAGTCCAACTGGATCGCTTCTTGCATCTGG GTCTGGAGATTCGACGGCACGGATTTGGTCAATAGCAGAAGGGACATCTAGATCGGGTGTACAGAATAGTCCTCTGAATGTGCTAGTGTTGAAGCACGTAAAAGGAAGAACAAATGAGAAGAGCAAAGATGTCACGACACTAGATTGGAGT ACTGAGGGAACCTTACTTGCAACAGGTTCATATGATGGGCAAGCAAGAATTTGGAATACAAATG GTGAACTGATGACTACATTGAGTAAACACAAAGGACCTATATTTTCTCTGAAGTGGAACAAAAAGTGTGATTTTCTTCTTACTGGTAGCTGCGATAAAACTGCAATAGTGTGGGACGTGAAAGCAGAGGAATGGAAACAACAATTTGAATTTCATTCAG GTCCTATACTTGATGTTGACTGGCGCAATAATACTTCATTTGCGACAAGCTCCACCGACAATATGATTTATGTTTGCAGAGTTGGAGATACCCGCCCTGTTAAAGCTTTTGCCGGCCATCAG GGTGAGGTTAATTGTGTCAAATGGGATCCCACAGGCTCATTGCTCGCATCATGTTCTGATGATATTAGTGCTAAG ATATGGAGTATGAAGCAAGATAAATATGTTCACGATTTGAGAGAACATTCCAAG GAGATTTATACCATCAGATGGAGCCCCACTGGACCTGGTACAAACAATCCTAACCAACAATTAGTGCTGGCGAG tGCATCATTTGACTCCACGGTGAAGTTATGGGATGTGGAACTTGGTAAACTCCTGTGCAGTTTGGAGGGACACAG GGAGCCTGTGTATTCAGTTGCATTTAGCCCAAACGGGGAGTATTTAGCTAGCGGGTCTCTTGATAAGTGTATCAACATATGGTCTTTGAAAGACGGTAAGGTCGTAAAAACATACACCGGCAACGGCGGAATATTCGAGGTTTGTTGGAATAAAGAAGGTGACAAAATCGCTGCATGCTTTGCCAACAATACAGTATGTGTATTGGATTTGAGAATGTAA
- the LOC126656035 gene encoding WD40 repeat-containing protein HOS15 isoform X5, with product MIKDRKKNLHKERDKDKEKDKEKELEREHERERSRIREKERQEREKESEKDRERVEKDKHREKQHEDNTDREMLVDQADKNNIKHENVKHENVRHEENGISGVSFTGPETMDISTTSASQTCDIPNSDVMVLEGHISEVCACAWSPTGSLLASGSGDSTARIWSIAEGTSRSGVQNSPLNVLVLKHVKGRTNEKSKDVTTLDWSTEGTLLATGSYDGQARIWNTNGELMTTLSKHKGPIFSLKWNKKCDFLLTGSCDKTAIVWDVKAEEWKQQFEFHSGPILDVDWRNNTSFATSSTDNMIYVCRVGDTRPVKAFAGHQGEVNCVKWDPTGSLLASCSDDISAKIWSMKQDKYVHDLREHSKEIYTIRWSPTGPGTNNPNQQLVLASASFDSTVKLWDVELGKLLCSLEGHREPVYSVAFSPNGEYLASGSLDKCINIWSLKDGKVVKTYTGNGGIFEVCWNKEGDKIAACFANNTVCVLDLRM from the exons ATGATAAAAGATAGGAAAAAAAATCTGCACAAGGAGAGGGATAAAGATAAAGAGaaagataaagaaaaagaaCTTGAAAGGGAGCATGAGAGAGAACGCTCTCGAATAAGAGAAAAGGAAAGACAAGAAAGGGAGAAGGAAAGTGAAAAGGATAGAGAGAGGGTAGAAAAGGATAAACATCGAGAAAAGCAGCATGAGGATAATACTGATAGAGAAATGCTTGTTGATCAAGCAGACAAGAATAACATCAAACATGAAAATGTCAAGCATGAAAATGTAAGACATGAAGAAAATGGAATTTCTGGAG tttcttTTACAGGACCAGAAACAATGGATATATCCACTACATCAGCATCTCAAACATGTGATATTCCTAATTCTGATGTGATGGTTTTGGAGGGGCATATATCAGAG gTTTGTGCATGTGCCTGGAGTCCAACTGGATCGCTTCTTGCATCTGG GTCTGGAGATTCGACGGCACGGATTTGGTCAATAGCAGAAGGGACATCTAGATCGGGTGTACAGAATAGTCCTCTGAATGTGCTAGTGTTGAAGCACGTAAAAGGAAGAACAAATGAGAAGAGCAAAGATGTCACGACACTAGATTGGAGT ACTGAGGGAACCTTACTTGCAACAGGTTCATATGATGGGCAAGCAAGAATTTGGAATACAAATG GTGAACTGATGACTACATTGAGTAAACACAAAGGACCTATATTTTCTCTGAAGTGGAACAAAAAGTGTGATTTTCTTCTTACTGGTAGCTGCGATAAAACTGCAATAGTGTGGGACGTGAAAGCAGAGGAATGGAAACAACAATTTGAATTTCATTCAG GTCCTATACTTGATGTTGACTGGCGCAATAATACTTCATTTGCGACAAGCTCCACCGACAATATGATTTATGTTTGCAGAGTTGGAGATACCCGCCCTGTTAAAGCTTTTGCCGGCCATCAG GGTGAGGTTAATTGTGTCAAATGGGATCCCACAGGCTCATTGCTCGCATCATGTTCTGATGATATTAGTGCTAAG ATATGGAGTATGAAGCAAGATAAATATGTTCACGATTTGAGAGAACATTCCAAG GAGATTTATACCATCAGATGGAGCCCCACTGGACCTGGTACAAACAATCCTAACCAACAATTAGTGCTGGCGAG tGCATCATTTGACTCCACGGTGAAGTTATGGGATGTGGAACTTGGTAAACTCCTGTGCAGTTTGGAGGGACACAG GGAGCCTGTGTATTCAGTTGCATTTAGCCCAAACGGGGAGTATTTAGCTAGCGGGTCTCTTGATAAGTGTATCAACATATGGTCTTTGAAAGACGGTAAGGTCGTAAAAACATACACCGGCAACGGCGGAATATTCGAGGTTTGTTGGAATAAAGAAGGTGACAAAATCGCTGCATGCTTTGCCAACAATACAGTATGTGTATTGGATTTGAGAATGTAA